A DNA window from Hypomesus transpacificus isolate Combined female chromosome 24, fHypTra1, whole genome shotgun sequence contains the following coding sequences:
- the aplnra gene encoding apelin receptor A, translating into MELSTADYGDSYDYYDDNETACDYSEWKPSYSLIPVLYMLIFILGLSGNGVVIFTVWRSKSKRRAADVYIGNLALADLTFVVTLPLWAVYTALGYHWPFGVALCKISSYVVLVNMYASVFCLTCLSFDRYLAIVHSLSSSRLRSRGTMLASLGCIWLLSGLLAVPTLLFRTTMDDRNRTICAMDFSLVARNQRHESLWIAGLSLSSSALGFLLPFLAMTIFYCFIGCTVTRHFNNLRKEDQKKRRLLKIITTLVVVFAFCWTPFHVLKSMDALSYLDLAPSACGFLRFLLLAHPYATCLAYVNSCLNPFLYAFFDLRFRSQCLCLFNLKKAMHGQMSSMSSTLSAQTQKSEIQSLATKV; encoded by the coding sequence ATGGAGCTCAGTACTGCGGATTACGGAGACAGCTATGACTACTATGACGACAACGAAACTGCTTGTGACTACTCGGAGTGGAAGCCGTCCTACTCCCTCATCCCTGTGCTGTACATGCTCATCTTCATCCTGGGCCTGTCCGGCAACGGCGTGGTCATCTTCACCGTCTGGAGGTCCAAATCCAAGCGGAGGGCGGCCGACGTCTACATCGGCAACCTGGCCCTGGCCGACCTCACCTTCGTGGTCACGCTGCCCCTGTGGGCGGTGTACACGGCGCTGGGCTACCACTGGCCCTTCGGCGTGGCCCTCTGCAAGATCAGCAGCTACGTAGTGCTGGTCAACATGTACGCCAGCGTCttctgcctcacctgcctcagTTTCGACCGCTACCTGGCCATCGTGCACTCGCTGTCCAGCAGCAGGCTGCGCTCGCGAGGCACCATGCTGGCTTCCCTCGGGTGCATCTGGCTGCTGTCCGGCCTGCTGGCCGTGCCCACTCTGCTGTTCCGCACCACCATGGACGACCGAAACCGCACCATCTGCGCCATGGACTTCAGCCTGGTCGCTCGGAACCAGCGGCACGAGTCCCTGTGGATCGCCGGTCTCAGCCTGTCGTCCTCTGCGTTGGGGTTCTTGCTCCCCTTCCTGGCCATGACCATCTTCTACTGCTTCATCGGCTGCACGGTGACGCGCCACTTCAACAACCTGCGCAAGGAGGACCAGAAGAAGCGTCGGCTGCTGAAGATCATCACCACGCTGGTGGTGGTGTTTGCCTTCTGCTGGACGCCCTTTCACGTGCTGAAGAGCATGGACGCCCTCTCCTACCTGGACCTGGCCCCCAGCGCGTGCGGCTTCCTGCGCTTCCTGCTGCTGGCGCACCCTTACGCCACCTGCCTGGCCTACGTCAACAGCTGCCTCAACCCCTTCCTCTACGCCTTCTTCGACCTGCGCTTCCGCTCCCAGTGCCTGTGCCTGTTCAACCTGAAGAAGGCCATGCACGGACAGATGAGCTCCATGTCCTCCACGCTCAGCGCCCAGACGCAGAAGTCCGAGATCCAGTCTCTGGCCACCAAAGTGTga
- the hpdb gene encoding 4-hydroxyphenylpyruvate dioxygenase codes for MTTYTDKGEKHEQGRFICFDHITFWVGNAKQAASYYCNKLGFEPVAYQGLETGNRDVVSHVVKQGKILYVFSSALNPGNKEMGEHLVKHGDGAKDIAFTVENCDFLVQKARERGAIIVKEPFVLEDKFGKVKLAVLQTYGDTTHTFVERTGYKGPFLPGFQPPLHLDPLLEKLPRGHLDFIDHVVGNQPDDEMVPVVEWYRRNLMFHRFWSVDDKQLQTDFSALRSIVVANYEESVKMPINEPAMGKRKSQIQEYVEYYGGPGVQHIAMNTSNIITAIRNLKERGMEFMTVPDTYYQQLRENLKRSKVKVTEDLDILEELKILVDYDDGGYLLQIFTKPVQDRPTVFLEVIQRHNHQGFGAGNFKALFEAIEADQNARGNLTILTPNGVSKNL; via the exons aTG ACTACCTACACGGATAAAGGTGAAAAG CATGAGCAGGGCAGGTTCATCTGCTTTGACCACATCACATTCTGGGTTGGAAATGCCAAACAG GCAGCATCCTACTACTGCAACAAGCTTGGGTTTGAACCTGTGGCGTATCAGGGTTTGGAGACAGGGAACCGTGATGTGGTGTCTCACGTAGTGAAGCAAGGCAAG ATCCTGTATGTGTTCTCCTCTGCCCTCAACCCTGGGAACAAAG AAATGGGAGAGCACCTGGTGAAGCATGGTGACGGAGCCAAAGACATCGCATTTACGGTGGAGAACTGTGATTTCCTTGTACAG AAAGCCCGAGAGAGAGGTGCCATCATTGTGAAAGAGCCATTTGTACTCGAGGACAAATTCGGGAAAGTAAAGCTGGCTGTTCTCCAAAcg TATGGtgacactacacacacatttgtggaGCGAACAGGATACAAGGGCCCGTTTCTACCAGGGTTTCAACCACCTTTACACCTGGACCCATTGTTGGAAAAGCT GCCACGTGGACACCTCGACTTCATTGATCATGTTGTTGGGAACCAGCCAGATGATGAGATGGTGCCTGTGGTGGAATG GTATAGGAGGAACCTCATGTTCCATCGGTTCTGGTCCGTGGACGACAAGCAGCTGCAGACAGACTTCAGCGCTCTGCGCTCCATCGTCGTGGCCAACTATGAAGAGTCGGTGAAGATGCCCATCAACGAGCCGGCCATGGGCAAGCGCAAGTCCCAGATCCAG GAGTATGTGGAGTATTACGGGGGACCAGGTGTACAGCACATTGCCATGAACACATCAAACATCATCACTGCA ATCCGTAatctgaaggagagagggatggagttcATGACAGTTCCGGACACATACTACCAGCAACTGAGAGAGAATCTCAAACGTTCCAAAGTTAAGGTCACAGAGGACCTGGACATTCTGGAG GAGCTGAAGATTTTAGTGGACTACGATGATGGTGGCTACCTGCTCCAGATCTTCACCAAGCCGGTGCAGGACCGGCCCACTGTGTTCCTGGAAGTGATCCAGAGACACAACCACCAG GGTTTTGGAGCCGGCAATTTCAAGGCCCTTTTTGAGGCCATTGAGGCAGACCAAAACGCCAGGGGGAACTTGACTATCCTGACCCCTAATGGAGTTAGCAAGAACCTCTGA